One stretch of Hemibagrus wyckioides isolate EC202008001 linkage group LG01, SWU_Hwy_1.0, whole genome shotgun sequence DNA includes these proteins:
- the LOC131346273 gene encoding cytochrome P450 4A4-like isoform X1, with protein sequence MELFNYFAKLTPFNLEAFRFYHVFAVVCIIYISAVLIKWSIKRKQWIRALEQFPGPPGHWLLGHVPEFKQDGTDLEKIPKWGEQYPFAFPMQFSPDIIFLFVHHPSYVKPILATTGPKDDFGYRFLIPWIGEGLLVTDGQKWFHHRRLLTPGFHYDILKPYVNIMTDSANVMLDKWEVYAKTGQTFELFQHVSLMTLDSIMKCAFSCQSNCQTERSNPYIKAVYELCNLVNLRFRIFPYNNDIIFHLSPHGYRYRRACKIAHTHTDEVIRQRREILNNNKKNQDDAQKKRYLDFLDILLCARDEQQQGLSDEAIRAEVDTFMFEGHDTTASGISWIFYSMACNPEHQQKCREEIQQVLMGKDTIEWEDLSKIPYTTMCIKESLRMYPPVPEIGRMLSKPITFFDGRTAPAGCAIGISIYGIHHNPTVWENPKVFDPLRFLPENTAKRSPHAFVPFSAGPRNCIGQNFAMNEMKVAVALTLRKYVLIKDPDHIPKMIPRLVLRSLNGIHLKIKLVEHEL encoded by the exons ATGGAGCTCTTTAACTATTTCGCGAAACTAACACCGTTTAACTTGGAAGCGTTTCGCTTCTATCATGTCTTCGCAGTCGTGTGCATTATCTACATTTCAGCAGTACTGATTAAATGGTCGATTAAGAGAAAGCAGTGGATACGTGCCTTAGAGCAGTTTCCTGGACCTCCTGGTCACTGGCTTCTTGGACACGTTCCAGAG TTTAAGCAAGATGGAACAGATTTAGAGAAGATACCCAAATGGGGAGAACAATATCCTTTTGCTTTCCCAATGCAGTTTAGCCCAGATATTATCTTTCTGTTTGTCCATCATCCATCTTATGTCAAGCCCATACTGGCAACAACAG GACCAAAGGATGATTTTGGATATAGATTTCTCATCCCTTGGATAG GAGAAGGTTTACTTGTTACAGATGGACAGAAATGGTTTCACCACAGACGACTTCTCACACCAGGATTCCATTATGATATTTTGAAGCCTTATGTGAACATAATGACAGATTCAGCCAATGTTATGCTG GACAAGTGGGAAGTGTATGCAAAAACAGGGCAGACCTTTGAACTTTTTCAGCATGTTAGTCTGATGACATTGGACAGCATAATGAAGTGTGCATTTAGCTGCCAAAGTAACTGTCAGACTGAGAG GTCCAACCCATACATAAAGGCAGTGTATGAGCTGTGCAACCTGGTGAACCTACGATTTCGTATCTTTCCGTATAACAATGACATCATCTTTCACCTGAGTCCACATGGCTATAGATACAGAAGAGCATGCAAAATTGCACACACCCATACAG ATGAAGTCAtaagacagagaagagaaattttaaataataataagaagaaccAGGATGATGCTCAGAAGAAGAGATATTTAGACTTTCTTGACATCCTTCTCTGTGCTCGT GATGAGCAGCAGCAGGGCTTGTCAGATGAAGCCATCCGAGCAGAGGTGGACACTTTTATGTTTGAGGGACACGACACTACTGCCAGTGGCATCTCCTGGATATTCTACAGCATGGCCTGCAATCCTGAGCACCAGCAGAAGTGCAGAGAAGAGATTCAGCAAGTGCTAATGGGAAAGGATACTATCGAATG GGAGGACCTCAGTAAAATACCATACACCACAATGTGCATTAAGGAATCCCTCCGTATGTACCCTCCTGTTCCAGAAATTGGACGAATGTTGAGCAAACCTATCACTTTTTTTGATGGAAGAACAGCTCCTGCAG GTTGTGCTATTGGAATCAGTATTTATGGAATTCATCACAACCCTACAGTTTGGGAGAATCCAAAG gtgtttgATCCCCTGAGATTTCTGCCAGAAAACACTGCTAAGAGATCACCCCATGCCTTTGTGCCTTTCTCAGCTGGACCAAG AAACTGCATTGGCCAGAACTTTGCTATGAATGAGATGAAAGTGGCCGTGGCTCTGACGCTGAGGAAGTATGTTCTCATCAAAGATCCAGACCATATTCCAAAGATGATCCCTCGATTAGTGCTCAGATCTCTCAATGGTATACACCTCAAGATCAAATTAGTGGAACATGAACTTTAA
- the LOC131359813 gene encoding cytochrome P450 4B1-like isoform X1 gives MGLFNYVAKLTPFNLEAFRFYHVFAVVCIIYISAVLIKWSIKRKQWMRALEQFPGPPGHWLLGHATQFKQDGTDLDKIPKWGEHYPFAFPIQFSPEIIFLFVHHPSYVKPILATTGPKDDFGYRFLIPWIGQGLLVTAGQKWFRHRRLLTPGFHYDILKPYVNIMADSAKVMLDKWEVYARTGQTFELFQHVSLMTLDSIMKCAFSCQSSCQTESKNNPYIKAVYELCYLVNLRYRVFPYHNDIIFHLSPHGYRYRRACKIAHTHTDEVIRERREILNNNKKNQDDAQKKRYLDFLDILLCALDEQQQGLSDEAIRAEVDTFMFEGHDTTASGISWIFYSMACNPEHQQKCREEIQQVLMGKDTIEWEDLSKIPYTTMCIKESLRMYPPVPEIGRMLSKPITFFDGRTAPAGCVIGINIYGIHHNPTVWENPKVFDPLRFLPENTAKRSPHAFVPFSAGPRNCIGQNFAMNEMKVAVALTLRKYVLIKDPDHIPKMIPRLVLRSLNGIHLKIKLVEHEL, from the exons ATGGGGCTCTTTAACTATGTCGCGAAACTAACACCGTTTAACTTGGAAGCGTTTCGCTTCTATCATGTCTTCGCAGTCGTGTGCATTATCTACATTTCAGCAGTACTGATTAAATGGTCGATTAAGAGAAAGCAGTGGATGCGTGCCTTAGAGCAGTTTCCTGGACCTCCTGGTCACTGGCTTCTCGGACACGCCACACAG TTTAAGCAGGATGGAACAGATTTAGACAAGATACCCAAATGGGGAGAACACTATCCATTTGCTTTCCCAATACAGTTTAGCCCagagattatttttctgtttgtccATCATCCATCTTATGTCAAGCCCATACTGGCAACAACAG gaCCAAAGGATGATTTTGGATATAGATTTCTCATCCCTTGGATAG GACAAGGTTTACTTGTTACTGCTGGACAGAAATGGTTTCGCCACAGACGACTTCTCACACCAGGCTTCCATTATGATATCTTGAAGCCTTACGTGAACATAATGGCAGATTCAGCAAAGGTTATGCTG GACAAGTGGGAAGTGTATGCAAGAACAGGGCAGACCTTTGAACTTTTTCAGCATGTTAGTCTGATGACACTGGACAGCATAATGAAGTGTGCATTCAGCTGCCAAAGCAGCTGTCAGACTGAGAG CAAGAACAACCCATACATAAAGGCAGTGTATGAACTGTGCTACCTGGTGAACCTACGATATCGTGTCTTTCCATATCACAATGACATCATCTTTCACCTGAGTCCACATGGCTACAGATACAGAAGAGCATGCAAAATTGCACACACCCATACAG ATGAAGTCATacgagagagaagagaaattctaaataataataagaagaaccAGGATGATGCTCAGAAGAAGAGATATTTAGACTTTCTGGATATTCTTCTATGTGCTCTT GATGAGCAGCAGCAGGGCTTGTCAGATGAAGCCATCCGAGCAGAGGTGGACACTTTTATGTTTGAGGGACACGACACTACTGCCAGTGGCATCTCCTGGATATTCTACAGCATGGCCTGCaatcctgaacatcagcaaaaaTGCAGAGAGGAGATTCAGCAAGTCCTAATGGGAAAGGATACTATCGAATG GGAGGACCTCAGTAAAATACCATACACCACAATGTGCATTAAGGAATCCCTCCGTATGTACCCTCCTGTTCCAGAAATTGGACGAATGTTGAGCAAACCTATTACTTTTTTTGATGGAAGAACAGCTCCTGCAG GTTGTGTTATTGGAATCAATATTTATGGAATTCATCACAACCCTACAGTTTGGGAGAATCCGAAG gtgtttgATCCCCTGAGATTTCTGCCAGAAAACACTGCTAAGAGATCACCCCATGCCTTTGTGCCTTTCTCAGCTGGCCCAAG AAACTGCATTGGCCAGAACTTTGCTATGAATGAGATGAAAGTGGCCGTGGCTCTGACGCTGAGGAAGTATGTTCTCATCAAAGATCCAGACCATATTCCAAAGATGATCCCTCGATTAGTGCTCAGATCTCTCAATGGTATACACCTCAAGATCAAATTAGTGGAACATGAACTTTAA
- the LOC131357082 gene encoding uncharacterized protein LOC131357082 isoform X1, producing MRRILCVILGLGTISLAISTHAPVQYVPLGSKVTIPCDGYGERRTGKWLHRNDDNEFTIIIHEMSGYIFRSKHLSTGKKIIKNFALEISPFTELDKGTYVCQMCKSKKCTYSKPITLLPQFDISSTTLSTLFVKEDDRFSYSCRYNLTWKADWRFKALGENTAISVNREFTNKNALFIPDVQPTNAGKYSYWGETSTGQQQRVCSVTLCVLSVNAEKLTYSPQNCTLYCDADMDTDEGGLVVVGKDKWNISVAGRLNKPKSSLSCRLLNSDGGGHTFGLQDATSTTQSYAISSITADNRSHFLVAALITTSTAFLFIVMIALFILLRVLRQRADKNSSRSANGHLEGEIESQVIYSTLQIARYKQENVITSDTECVYSQIMVSNSI from the exons ATGAGAAGAATTCTTTGTGTTATCTTGGGCTTAGGTACTATCAGCCTGGCTATTTCAACTCACG CCCCTGTTCAGTATGTGCCACTGGGCAGCAAAGTTACGATACCTTGTGATGGTTATGGTGAACGCAGGACTGGCAAGTGGTTACACAGAAATGATGACAATGAGTTTACGATTATTATTCATGAAATGTCGGGCTACATTTTCCGAAGCAAACATCTGTCAACCGGGAAAAAGATTATCAAGAACTTTGCTTTAGAAATCAGTCCTTTCACTGAGCTGGACAAGGGGACATATGTTTGCCAAATGTGCAAATCAAAGAAATGCACTTACAGCAAACCAATAACCTTATTACCTCAGTTTG ACATATCTTCTACAACATTAAGCACACTGTTTGTTAAAGAAGATGATCGATTCAGTTATAGCTGTCGCTACAATTTAACATGGAAAGCGGACTGGAGATTTAAAGCACTTGGAGAAAATACTGCCATTTCTGTAAACCGTGAATTTACTAATAAAAATGCATTGTTTATTCCGGATGTTCAGCCAACTAATGCTGGCAAGTACAGCTACTGGGGTGAGACATCAACTGGACAACAGCAGAGAGTCTgttctgtgactctgtgtgtactTTCAG TTAATGCTGAAAAGCTGACTTATTCGCCACAGAACTGTACCCTGTACTGTGATGCGGATATGGATACAGATGAAGGAGGCTTGGTTGTTGTAGGAAAAGATAAGTGGAATATCTCAGTTGCTGGTAGACTGAATAAGCCAAAGAGCTCTTTGAGTTGCAGGCTGCTAAACAGTGATGGGGGGGGACATACCTTTGGCCTTCAGGATGCCACTTCTACTACTCAGTCAT ATGCCATTTCATCCATAACTGCAGACAACAGAAGCCATTTCCTAGTAGCTGCATTAATAACCACATCTACagcttttcttttcattgtGATGATAGCTCTTTTTATACTTCTGCGTGTTTTACGACAGAGGGCAG ACAAAAACTCTAGTAGAAGTGCAAATGGACATTTAGAG GGGGAAATCGAGTCTCAGGTGATTTATTCTACTCTTCAAATTGCGAGATATAAACAAGAGAATGTCATTACATCTGACaccgagtgtgtgtacagtcagATTATGGTTTCTAATAGTATTTGA
- the LOC131346273 gene encoding cytochrome P450 4A4-like isoform X2, whose translation MELFNYFAKLTPFNLEAFRFYHVFAVVCIIYISAVLIKWSIKRKQWIRALEQFPGPPGHWLLGHVPEFKQDGTDLEKIPKWGEQYPFAFPMQFSPDIIFLFVHHPSYVKPILATTGPKDDFGYRFLIPWIDGQKWFHHRRLLTPGFHYDILKPYVNIMTDSANVMLDKWEVYAKTGQTFELFQHVSLMTLDSIMKCAFSCQSNCQTERSNPYIKAVYELCNLVNLRFRIFPYNNDIIFHLSPHGYRYRRACKIAHTHTDEVIRQRREILNNNKKNQDDAQKKRYLDFLDILLCARDEQQQGLSDEAIRAEVDTFMFEGHDTTASGISWIFYSMACNPEHQQKCREEIQQVLMGKDTIEWEDLSKIPYTTMCIKESLRMYPPVPEIGRMLSKPITFFDGRTAPAGCAIGISIYGIHHNPTVWENPKVFDPLRFLPENTAKRSPHAFVPFSAGPRNCIGQNFAMNEMKVAVALTLRKYVLIKDPDHIPKMIPRLVLRSLNGIHLKIKLVEHEL comes from the exons ATGGAGCTCTTTAACTATTTCGCGAAACTAACACCGTTTAACTTGGAAGCGTTTCGCTTCTATCATGTCTTCGCAGTCGTGTGCATTATCTACATTTCAGCAGTACTGATTAAATGGTCGATTAAGAGAAAGCAGTGGATACGTGCCTTAGAGCAGTTTCCTGGACCTCCTGGTCACTGGCTTCTTGGACACGTTCCAGAG TTTAAGCAAGATGGAACAGATTTAGAGAAGATACCCAAATGGGGAGAACAATATCCTTTTGCTTTCCCAATGCAGTTTAGCCCAGATATTATCTTTCTGTTTGTCCATCATCCATCTTATGTCAAGCCCATACTGGCAACAACAG GACCAAAGGATGATTTTGGATATAGATTTCTCATCCCTTGGATAG ATGGACAGAAATGGTTTCACCACAGACGACTTCTCACACCAGGATTCCATTATGATATTTTGAAGCCTTATGTGAACATAATGACAGATTCAGCCAATGTTATGCTG GACAAGTGGGAAGTGTATGCAAAAACAGGGCAGACCTTTGAACTTTTTCAGCATGTTAGTCTGATGACATTGGACAGCATAATGAAGTGTGCATTTAGCTGCCAAAGTAACTGTCAGACTGAGAG GTCCAACCCATACATAAAGGCAGTGTATGAGCTGTGCAACCTGGTGAACCTACGATTTCGTATCTTTCCGTATAACAATGACATCATCTTTCACCTGAGTCCACATGGCTATAGATACAGAAGAGCATGCAAAATTGCACACACCCATACAG ATGAAGTCAtaagacagagaagagaaattttaaataataataagaagaaccAGGATGATGCTCAGAAGAAGAGATATTTAGACTTTCTTGACATCCTTCTCTGTGCTCGT GATGAGCAGCAGCAGGGCTTGTCAGATGAAGCCATCCGAGCAGAGGTGGACACTTTTATGTTTGAGGGACACGACACTACTGCCAGTGGCATCTCCTGGATATTCTACAGCATGGCCTGCAATCCTGAGCACCAGCAGAAGTGCAGAGAAGAGATTCAGCAAGTGCTAATGGGAAAGGATACTATCGAATG GGAGGACCTCAGTAAAATACCATACACCACAATGTGCATTAAGGAATCCCTCCGTATGTACCCTCCTGTTCCAGAAATTGGACGAATGTTGAGCAAACCTATCACTTTTTTTGATGGAAGAACAGCTCCTGCAG GTTGTGCTATTGGAATCAGTATTTATGGAATTCATCACAACCCTACAGTTTGGGAGAATCCAAAG gtgtttgATCCCCTGAGATTTCTGCCAGAAAACACTGCTAAGAGATCACCCCATGCCTTTGTGCCTTTCTCAGCTGGACCAAG AAACTGCATTGGCCAGAACTTTGCTATGAATGAGATGAAAGTGGCCGTGGCTCTGACGCTGAGGAAGTATGTTCTCATCAAAGATCCAGACCATATTCCAAAGATGATCCCTCGATTAGTGCTCAGATCTCTCAATGGTATACACCTCAAGATCAAATTAGTGGAACATGAACTTTAA
- the LOC131359813 gene encoding cytochrome P450 4A6-like isoform X2, whose translation MGLFNYVAKLTPFNLEAFRFYHVFAVVCIIYISAVLIKWSIKRKQWMRALEQFPGPPGHWLLGHATQFKQDGTDLDKIPKWGEHYPFAFPIQFSPEIIFLFVHHPSYVKPILATTGPKDDFGYRFLIPWIGQGLLVTAGQKWFRHRRLLTPGFHYDILKPYVNIMADSAKVMLDEQQQGLSDEAIRAEVDTFMFEGHDTTASGISWIFYSMACNPEHQQKCREEIQQVLMGKDTIEWEDLSKIPYTTMCIKESLRMYPPVPEIGRMLSKPITFFDGRTAPAGCVIGINIYGIHHNPTVWENPKVFDPLRFLPENTAKRSPHAFVPFSAGPRNCIGQNFAMNEMKVAVALTLRKYVLIKDPDHIPKMIPRLVLRSLNGIHLKIKLVEHEL comes from the exons ATGGGGCTCTTTAACTATGTCGCGAAACTAACACCGTTTAACTTGGAAGCGTTTCGCTTCTATCATGTCTTCGCAGTCGTGTGCATTATCTACATTTCAGCAGTACTGATTAAATGGTCGATTAAGAGAAAGCAGTGGATGCGTGCCTTAGAGCAGTTTCCTGGACCTCCTGGTCACTGGCTTCTCGGACACGCCACACAG TTTAAGCAGGATGGAACAGATTTAGACAAGATACCCAAATGGGGAGAACACTATCCATTTGCTTTCCCAATACAGTTTAGCCCagagattatttttctgtttgtccATCATCCATCTTATGTCAAGCCCATACTGGCAACAACAG gaCCAAAGGATGATTTTGGATATAGATTTCTCATCCCTTGGATAG GACAAGGTTTACTTGTTACTGCTGGACAGAAATGGTTTCGCCACAGACGACTTCTCACACCAGGCTTCCATTATGATATCTTGAAGCCTTACGTGAACATAATGGCAGATTCAGCAAAGGTTATGCTG GATGAGCAGCAGCAGGGCTTGTCAGATGAAGCCATCCGAGCAGAGGTGGACACTTTTATGTTTGAGGGACACGACACTACTGCCAGTGGCATCTCCTGGATATTCTACAGCATGGCCTGCaatcctgaacatcagcaaaaaTGCAGAGAGGAGATTCAGCAAGTCCTAATGGGAAAGGATACTATCGAATG GGAGGACCTCAGTAAAATACCATACACCACAATGTGCATTAAGGAATCCCTCCGTATGTACCCTCCTGTTCCAGAAATTGGACGAATGTTGAGCAAACCTATTACTTTTTTTGATGGAAGAACAGCTCCTGCAG GTTGTGTTATTGGAATCAATATTTATGGAATTCATCACAACCCTACAGTTTGGGAGAATCCGAAG gtgtttgATCCCCTGAGATTTCTGCCAGAAAACACTGCTAAGAGATCACCCCATGCCTTTGTGCCTTTCTCAGCTGGCCCAAG AAACTGCATTGGCCAGAACTTTGCTATGAATGAGATGAAAGTGGCCGTGGCTCTGACGCTGAGGAAGTATGTTCTCATCAAAGATCCAGACCATATTCCAAAGATGATCCCTCGATTAGTGCTCAGATCTCTCAATGGTATACACCTCAAGATCAAATTAGTGGAACATGAACTTTAA
- the LOC131357082 gene encoding uncharacterized protein LOC131357082 isoform X2, which yields MRRILCVILGLGTISLAISTHAPVQYVPLGSKVTIPCDGYGERRTGKWLHRNDDNEFTIIIHEMSGYIFRSKHLSTGKKIIKNFALEISPFTELDKGTYVCQMCKSKKCTYSKPITLLPQFDISSTTLSTLFVKEDDRFSYSCRYNLTWKADWRFKALGENTAISVNREFTNKNALFIPDVQPTNAGKYSYWGETSTGQQQRVCSVTLCVLSVNAEKLTYSPQNCTLYCDADMDTDEGGLVVVGKDKWNISVAGRLNKPKSSLSCRLLNSDGGGHTFGLQDATSTTQSYAISSITADNRSHFLVAALITTSTAFLFIVMIALFILLRVLRQRADKNSSRSANGHLEGEIESQIIKLKMFIC from the exons ATGAGAAGAATTCTTTGTGTTATCTTGGGCTTAGGTACTATCAGCCTGGCTATTTCAACTCACG CCCCTGTTCAGTATGTGCCACTGGGCAGCAAAGTTACGATACCTTGTGATGGTTATGGTGAACGCAGGACTGGCAAGTGGTTACACAGAAATGATGACAATGAGTTTACGATTATTATTCATGAAATGTCGGGCTACATTTTCCGAAGCAAACATCTGTCAACCGGGAAAAAGATTATCAAGAACTTTGCTTTAGAAATCAGTCCTTTCACTGAGCTGGACAAGGGGACATATGTTTGCCAAATGTGCAAATCAAAGAAATGCACTTACAGCAAACCAATAACCTTATTACCTCAGTTTG ACATATCTTCTACAACATTAAGCACACTGTTTGTTAAAGAAGATGATCGATTCAGTTATAGCTGTCGCTACAATTTAACATGGAAAGCGGACTGGAGATTTAAAGCACTTGGAGAAAATACTGCCATTTCTGTAAACCGTGAATTTACTAATAAAAATGCATTGTTTATTCCGGATGTTCAGCCAACTAATGCTGGCAAGTACAGCTACTGGGGTGAGACATCAACTGGACAACAGCAGAGAGTCTgttctgtgactctgtgtgtactTTCAG TTAATGCTGAAAAGCTGACTTATTCGCCACAGAACTGTACCCTGTACTGTGATGCGGATATGGATACAGATGAAGGAGGCTTGGTTGTTGTAGGAAAAGATAAGTGGAATATCTCAGTTGCTGGTAGACTGAATAAGCCAAAGAGCTCTTTGAGTTGCAGGCTGCTAAACAGTGATGGGGGGGGACATACCTTTGGCCTTCAGGATGCCACTTCTACTACTCAGTCAT ATGCCATTTCATCCATAACTGCAGACAACAGAAGCCATTTCCTAGTAGCTGCATTAATAACCACATCTACagcttttcttttcattgtGATGATAGCTCTTTTTATACTTCTGCGTGTTTTACGACAGAGGGCAG ACAAAAACTCTAGTAGAAGTGCAAATGGACATTTAGAG GGGGAAATCGAGTCTCAG ATTATCAAGTTGAAGATGTTCATCTGCTGA
- the LOC131346273 gene encoding cytochrome P450 4A12B-like isoform X3: MQFSPDIIFLFVHHPSYVKPILATTGPKDDFGYRFLIPWIGEGLLVTDGQKWFHHRRLLTPGFHYDILKPYVNIMTDSANVMLDKWEVYAKTGQTFELFQHVSLMTLDSIMKCAFSCQSNCQTERSNPYIKAVYELCNLVNLRFRIFPYNNDIIFHLSPHGYRYRRACKIAHTHTDEVIRQRREILNNNKKNQDDAQKKRYLDFLDILLCARDEQQQGLSDEAIRAEVDTFMFEGHDTTASGISWIFYSMACNPEHQQKCREEIQQVLMGKDTIEWEDLSKIPYTTMCIKESLRMYPPVPEIGRMLSKPITFFDGRTAPAGCAIGISIYGIHHNPTVWENPKVFDPLRFLPENTAKRSPHAFVPFSAGPRNCIGQNFAMNEMKVAVALTLRKYVLIKDPDHIPKMIPRLVLRSLNGIHLKIKLVEHEL; the protein is encoded by the exons ATGCAGTTTAGCCCAGATATTATCTTTCTGTTTGTCCATCATCCATCTTATGTCAAGCCCATACTGGCAACAACAG GACCAAAGGATGATTTTGGATATAGATTTCTCATCCCTTGGATAG GAGAAGGTTTACTTGTTACAGATGGACAGAAATGGTTTCACCACAGACGACTTCTCACACCAGGATTCCATTATGATATTTTGAAGCCTTATGTGAACATAATGACAGATTCAGCCAATGTTATGCTG GACAAGTGGGAAGTGTATGCAAAAACAGGGCAGACCTTTGAACTTTTTCAGCATGTTAGTCTGATGACATTGGACAGCATAATGAAGTGTGCATTTAGCTGCCAAAGTAACTGTCAGACTGAGAG GTCCAACCCATACATAAAGGCAGTGTATGAGCTGTGCAACCTGGTGAACCTACGATTTCGTATCTTTCCGTATAACAATGACATCATCTTTCACCTGAGTCCACATGGCTATAGATACAGAAGAGCATGCAAAATTGCACACACCCATACAG ATGAAGTCAtaagacagagaagagaaattttaaataataataagaagaaccAGGATGATGCTCAGAAGAAGAGATATTTAGACTTTCTTGACATCCTTCTCTGTGCTCGT GATGAGCAGCAGCAGGGCTTGTCAGATGAAGCCATCCGAGCAGAGGTGGACACTTTTATGTTTGAGGGACACGACACTACTGCCAGTGGCATCTCCTGGATATTCTACAGCATGGCCTGCAATCCTGAGCACCAGCAGAAGTGCAGAGAAGAGATTCAGCAAGTGCTAATGGGAAAGGATACTATCGAATG GGAGGACCTCAGTAAAATACCATACACCACAATGTGCATTAAGGAATCCCTCCGTATGTACCCTCCTGTTCCAGAAATTGGACGAATGTTGAGCAAACCTATCACTTTTTTTGATGGAAGAACAGCTCCTGCAG GTTGTGCTATTGGAATCAGTATTTATGGAATTCATCACAACCCTACAGTTTGGGAGAATCCAAAG gtgtttgATCCCCTGAGATTTCTGCCAGAAAACACTGCTAAGAGATCACCCCATGCCTTTGTGCCTTTCTCAGCTGGACCAAG AAACTGCATTGGCCAGAACTTTGCTATGAATGAGATGAAAGTGGCCGTGGCTCTGACGCTGAGGAAGTATGTTCTCATCAAAGATCCAGACCATATTCCAAAGATGATCCCTCGATTAGTGCTCAGATCTCTCAATGGTATACACCTCAAGATCAAATTAGTGGAACATGAACTTTAA